One stretch of Musicola paradisiaca NCPPB 2511 DNA includes these proteins:
- a CDS encoding YggL family protein, which yields MAKNRSRRLRKKLHIDEFQELGFSVNFRFAEGTLVEDIDRVLDLLVTEVIEPNGLAFEGSGYLQWEGLVCQQKLGNCTDEHRSLVRGWLEDRQLQDVTVSELFDIWWDLPASLC from the coding sequence ATGGCTAAGAATCGGAGTCGTCGTTTACGTAAGAAACTGCATATTGATGAGTTTCAGGAACTGGGTTTTTCGGTCAATTTTCGTTTTGCCGAGGGTACGCTGGTTGAAGATATTGATCGCGTGCTGGATTTACTGGTGACGGAGGTGATCGAACCCAACGGACTGGCGTTTGAAGGCAGCGGCTACTTGCAGTGGGAAGGTCTGGTGTGTCAGCAGAAGCTCGGTAACTGCACCGACGAGCACCGGAGCTTGGTACGCGGCTGGCTGGAAGATCGCCAACTGCAGGATGTGACGGTGAGTGAACTGTTTGATATCTGGTGGGATCTGCCAGCCAGCCTGTGCTGA
- a CDS encoding TerC family protein, with amino-acid sequence MFAWIVDPNAWLALGTLTILEIVLGIDNIIFLSLVVAKLPKAQQNKARRLGLLGAMLMRLALLASIAWVIRLTNPLFTLFGQDISLRDMILFFGGLFLIWKASREIHETIEGGTEEHTSQVHSFFGAILQIMLLDIIFSLDSVITAVGLSDHLFIMMAAVVIAVGVMMFSARPIGEFVERHPSVKMLALSFLILVGFTLILESVGIHVPKGYIYFAMFFSMSVETLNLLRGKKSKETV; translated from the coding sequence ATGTTCGCTTGGATCGTTGATCCCAACGCCTGGTTGGCGCTAGGGACTCTTACCATTCTGGAAATCGTTCTCGGCATCGACAACATCATCTTTCTGTCACTGGTTGTCGCCAAACTCCCTAAAGCGCAACAAAACAAAGCGCGACGTCTTGGGCTGTTGGGCGCCATGCTGATGCGTCTGGCGCTGCTGGCGTCGATTGCCTGGGTGATCAGGTTAACCAATCCGTTATTCACACTCTTTGGGCAGGATATTTCACTGCGGGATATGATTCTGTTTTTCGGTGGCCTATTCCTGATTTGGAAAGCCAGCCGTGAAATCCACGAAACCATAGAAGGCGGTACCGAAGAACATACCTCCCAGGTGCATTCATTCTTCGGCGCTATCCTGCAAATCATGCTGCTGGATATTATCTTCAGCCTGGATTCCGTCATCACCGCCGTTGGCCTGTCCGATCATCTGTTTATCATGATGGCGGCAGTGGTCATCGCTGTGGGTGTCATGATGTTTTCCGCCCGCCCGATCGGCGAATTCGTCGAGCGCCACCCGTCGGTAAAAATGCTGGCCTTGTCTTTTCTGATCCTGGTGGGCTTTACCCTGATTCTGGAAAGCGTCGGCATCCACGTACCGAAAGGCTACATCTACTTTGCCATGTTCTTCTCCATGTCGGTGGAAACACTCAATCTGCTGCGTGGGAAAAAATCAAAAGAAACAGTGTAA
- the mutY gene encoding A/G-specific adenine glycosylase: MMQAQQFAQQVLEWYERCGRKTLPWQIEKTPYKVWLSEVMLQQTQVATVIPYFLRFMARFPTVSDLAAAPLDEVLHLWTGLGYYARARNLHKAAGIIVERHDGEFPTHFEEIAALPGVGRSTAGAVLSLALEQHYPILDGNVKRVLARCYAVAGWPGKKEVEQRLWSLSESVTPAQGVEKFNQAMMDLGAMVCTRSRPKCELCPLSNGCLAYGNQSWAHYPGKKPKQILPEKTAWFLLAQQGQTVWLEQRPAVGLWGGLFCFPQFSVKEELEQWLEQRRLNVSGLRQGIAFRHTFSHFHLDIVPMWLNIADSGCCMDEGTGLWYNLAHPPSVGLAAPVERLLRQLAQPQSLFADDCAQDEEHA; the protein is encoded by the coding sequence ATGATGCAAGCGCAACAGTTCGCGCAACAGGTGCTGGAGTGGTACGAACGCTGCGGCCGCAAAACCCTGCCTTGGCAGATCGAAAAAACCCCCTATAAGGTCTGGTTGTCCGAAGTCATGCTACAGCAGACGCAGGTAGCTACCGTCATCCCTTATTTCCTGCGCTTCATGGCGCGTTTCCCAACGGTTTCCGACCTCGCCGCAGCCCCCCTGGATGAAGTCTTGCACCTGTGGACCGGCCTGGGTTACTACGCGCGTGCACGCAATCTGCACAAGGCGGCCGGTATCATCGTCGAGCGCCATGACGGCGAGTTTCCGACTCACTTTGAAGAGATCGCCGCACTGCCCGGCGTGGGCCGATCCACTGCGGGCGCCGTGCTGTCGCTGGCATTGGAACAGCACTACCCGATTCTCGACGGTAACGTAAAACGGGTGCTGGCACGCTGCTATGCCGTCGCGGGCTGGCCGGGCAAAAAAGAGGTGGAGCAGCGGTTATGGTCGCTAAGCGAATCCGTCACCCCGGCGCAAGGGGTGGAAAAATTCAATCAGGCCATGATGGATCTCGGCGCGATGGTCTGTACCCGCAGCCGCCCTAAATGCGAGCTCTGCCCGCTCAGCAACGGCTGTCTCGCTTACGGAAATCAAAGCTGGGCCCACTATCCCGGTAAAAAGCCCAAACAGATCCTGCCGGAGAAAACCGCCTGGTTCCTGTTGGCCCAGCAGGGCCAGACCGTCTGGCTGGAGCAGCGGCCGGCAGTGGGTCTCTGGGGCGGCCTGTTCTGTTTCCCTCAGTTCAGCGTTAAAGAAGAATTAGAGCAATGGCTTGAACAACGCCGGCTCAACGTATCCGGACTGCGCCAAGGCATTGCCTTTCGTCATACATTCAGCCACTTTCACCTGGATATCGTGCCGATGTGGCTGAATATCGCCGACAGCGGTTGCTGCATGGATGAAGGCACCGGTCTCTGGTATAACTTAGCGCACCCGCCGTCCGTAGGGCTTGCCGCCCCGGTGGAGCGGTTGCTACGCCAGTTGGCCCAGCCACAGTCCCTGTTTGCCGATGACTGCGCACAAGATGAGGAACACGCATGA
- the mutH gene encoding DNA mismatch repair endonuclease MutH gives MNIPMIHNDSPHSEQALAQRAQALAGYTLGELARIAQLPIPPDLRRDKGWTGILLERFLGASAGSKPEQDFPDIGVELKTIPVDSEGKPLETTFVCVAPLTGNSGVTWENSHVRHKLARVLWIPVEGARSIPLSQRHVGTPLLWSPSQKEEEQLRQDWEELMDLIVLGKVESITARHGEVLQLRPKAANSRILTEAIGEHGQPIMTLPRGFYLKKTFTAPLLARHFLL, from the coding sequence ATGAATATTCCAATGATCCACAATGACTCACCGCACAGCGAGCAGGCGTTGGCGCAACGCGCGCAAGCGCTGGCAGGCTACACGCTGGGGGAACTGGCGCGCATCGCACAATTACCGATCCCGCCGGATCTGCGCAGAGATAAGGGGTGGACGGGGATCTTGCTGGAGCGTTTTCTCGGCGCCAGCGCCGGCAGTAAACCGGAACAGGATTTCCCCGATATCGGCGTGGAGTTGAAAACCATCCCCGTGGACAGCGAAGGAAAACCGCTGGAAACCACGTTCGTGTGCGTAGCGCCGCTAACCGGCAACAGCGGCGTAACCTGGGAGAACAGCCATGTCCGCCACAAACTCGCGCGAGTGTTATGGATCCCGGTAGAAGGCGCCCGTTCAATTCCGCTGTCGCAACGCCATGTCGGTACGCCGCTTCTCTGGAGCCCCAGTCAGAAAGAAGAAGAGCAACTCCGTCAGGATTGGGAAGAACTGATGGATCTGATCGTATTAGGGAAAGTGGAAAGCATTACCGCGAGACACGGAGAGGTATTGCAATTGCGCCCCAAGGCCGCCAACAGCCGCATACTGACTGAAGCCATCGGCGAGCACGGCCAACCGATCATGACGCTGCCACGCGGTTTTTACCTGAAAAAAACCTTTACCGCGCCGTTACTAGCCCGCCACTTTCTGCTTTAA
- a CDS encoding YggN family protein → MLRRMTLGALMLLAWQAQAEYQCNVQPQDDIIITSQSVKVAGVSGDLQLSPQGDVVRNGTPLKLSDVQRQQARAYQADLRQQLPWIDEGARAHLEKARQALDQVIVQQLGSGSNVRSRLTSLDSQLKQQMNRIIEHRSDGLVFHHRAIKQVEQDGRQIVQQSLGGVLQDSLNEMGSRQLSSGGNPLQALMGNMGGLQGALKSEWNNQEADFQRFGHEVCNRVTSLENQRKTLLQSIKASPTSS, encoded by the coding sequence ATGTTGCGTAGAATGACCCTGGGAGCATTGATGTTGCTGGCCTGGCAGGCACAGGCGGAGTACCAGTGTAATGTTCAGCCGCAGGATGACATCATCATCACATCGCAGAGCGTGAAAGTGGCCGGCGTGAGCGGCGATCTGCAACTTTCCCCGCAGGGCGACGTCGTTCGTAACGGTACGCCGCTTAAGCTCAGTGATGTTCAACGCCAGCAGGCCAGAGCTTATCAGGCCGATCTGCGCCAGCAACTGCCATGGATTGATGAAGGCGCGCGCGCGCATTTGGAAAAAGCACGTCAGGCGTTGGATCAGGTTATCGTGCAGCAGCTGGGCAGTGGCAGTAATGTCCGCAGTCGTTTGACATCGCTGGATAGTCAACTCAAGCAGCAGATGAACCGCATCATCGAGCACCGCAGCGACGGTCTGGTGTTCCATCATCGCGCCATTAAACAGGTGGAACAGGACGGGCGGCAGATTGTGCAGCAGAGTCTGGGCGGCGTGTTGCAGGATAGCCTCAATGAAATGGGATCCAGGCAGTTGAGCAGTGGCGGTAATCCGTTGCAGGCGTTGATGGGAAATATGGGGGGGTTACAGGGCGCTCTCAAATCTGAATGGAATAATCAGGAAGCGGATTTTCAACGTTTCGGCCATGAGGTGTGCAACCGCGTTACTTCGCTGGAAAATCAGCGCAAAACGTTGCTCCAGTCGATTAAGGCATCGCCAACCAGTAGTTAA
- a CDS encoding YgdI/YgdR family lipoprotein, translating to MTSRFRLYSAFILATLLTGCSSHYVIATKEGQMLLTQGKPVIDPATGMLSYTDEEGVRHQINTNSVSQVMER from the coding sequence ATGACTTCCCGATTCAGACTCTACTCCGCCTTTATATTGGCAACCCTGCTTACAGGCTGTTCCAGCCATTACGTCATCGCCACCAAAGAGGGGCAGATGCTATTGACCCAAGGGAAACCCGTGATCGATCCCGCGACAGGAATGCTCAGTTATACTGATGAAGAGGGTGTCAGGCATCAGATCAACACCAACAGCGTCTCTCAGGTGATGGAACGTTAA
- the trmB gene encoding tRNA (guanosine(46)-N7)-methyltransferase TrmB, translating into MINNVISPEFDEQGRPLRKVRSFVRRQGRLTKGQQLALDNYWPVMGVEYQKAALNFGDLFGREAPVVLEIGFGMGASLAAMAQQHPEQNFLGIEVHLPGVGACLASAQEAGLANLRVMCHDAVEVLEDMIPDGSLAMVQLFFPDPWHKARHNKRRIVQVPFVEVVLRKLAVGGVFHMATDWEPYAQHMLEVMNAVEGYRNLSTNNDYVPRPTSRPLTKFEARGQRLGHGVWDLMFERKQ; encoded by the coding sequence ATGATCAACAACGTCATTTCTCCGGAATTTGATGAACAAGGACGCCCGTTGCGCAAGGTTCGCAGTTTCGTGCGTCGCCAGGGGCGTCTGACTAAAGGTCAGCAACTGGCGCTGGATAACTACTGGCCGGTGATGGGCGTGGAGTATCAGAAGGCGGCGCTGAATTTTGGCGATCTGTTTGGCCGTGAAGCGCCGGTAGTGCTGGAGATTGGATTCGGTATGGGAGCATCGCTGGCGGCGATGGCGCAACAGCACCCGGAGCAGAATTTTCTGGGTATTGAAGTGCATCTGCCCGGCGTCGGCGCCTGCCTCGCATCAGCGCAGGAAGCCGGGCTCGCTAATCTGCGGGTAATGTGCCATGACGCCGTGGAAGTGTTGGAGGATATGATCCCCGACGGCTCGCTTGCGATGGTGCAATTGTTCTTTCCGGATCCCTGGCACAAAGCCCGACATAACAAACGCCGTATCGTTCAGGTTCCCTTTGTCGAGGTGGTGTTGCGCAAACTGGCGGTCGGCGGCGTGTTCCATATGGCGACGGATTGGGAACCTTACGCGCAACATATGCTCGAAGTGATGAATGCTGTCGAAGGTTATCGCAATCTATCGACTAACAATGATTATGTGCCGCGACCGACGTCCCGGCCGTTAACCAAATTTGAGGCCCGCGGTCAGCGACTGGGGCATGGTGTCTGGGATCTGATGTTTGAGAGGAAACAATAA
- the ptsP gene encoding phosphoenolpyruvate--protein phosphotransferase encodes MLTRLREIIEKVAATARLSDALEILVNEICLAMDTEVCSIYLADHDRQCYYLMATRGLKKPRGRTITLAFGQGIVGLVGERAEPINLADAQRHPSFKFIPAVREQHFRSFLGVPIIHRRQLLGVLVVQQREHRQFDKNEESFMVTLATQMAATLSQSQMKALFGQYRQTRIKALPAAPGVAIATGWQDRSQPSLELVFPASSLDSDRERARLLAAIGEAGVEFRRFSKRFSASAQKESAAIFDFYIHLLNDARLKRELLQEIDTGSVAEWAVKVVIERFAAQFASLQDTYLRERAGDLRALGQRLLFHLGDNAQNSAQWPERFILVADELTATLLAEVPHDRLAGVVAYDGAANSHAAIIVRAMGIPTLMGADIQPDLLHQRLLILDGYRGELLVDPEPVLVQEYQRLLSEENELTRLAEDNVSCPAELKSGERVEVMLNAGLSSEHEKRFINLVDGVGLYRTEIPFMLQNGFPSEEEQVAQYEAMLRLYPSRPVMLRTLDIGADKQLPYLSISEENPCLGWRGIRVTLDQPEIFMIQVRAMLRANAQVGNLSILLPMINCMDEIDEARRLIDRAAREVEEMLGVPQPRPRIGIMIEVPSVLFMLPHLASRIDFVSVGTNDLTQYLLAVDRNNPHVGSLYDSLHPAVLQALNMVVTLCRQHGLSVSVCGELAGEPMGALLLIGLGYRTLSMNGRSVARIKYLLRRIGQHEAQQLALKVLNAQTASEVRQWVSIFIEERGLGGLIRGGR; translated from the coding sequence ATGCTCACGCGACTGCGAGAAATCATTGAAAAGGTTGCGGCAACAGCCAGGCTGAGCGATGCGCTGGAGATTCTGGTGAACGAGATTTGCCTGGCGATGGATACGGAAGTCTGTTCCATCTATCTGGCGGATCATGATCGTCAGTGTTATTACCTGATGGCGACGCGCGGGCTGAAGAAACCGCGCGGACGCACCATTACCCTGGCGTTTGGCCAGGGGATCGTGGGGCTGGTGGGGGAACGCGCTGAGCCCATCAATCTAGCGGATGCTCAACGTCATCCCAGTTTCAAGTTCATTCCTGCCGTGCGCGAGCAGCATTTCCGTTCATTTCTCGGCGTGCCGATTATCCACCGACGCCAGTTGTTGGGCGTGCTGGTGGTGCAACAGCGTGAGCACCGTCAGTTCGATAAAAACGAAGAATCCTTCATGGTGACGCTGGCGACCCAGATGGCCGCCACCCTGTCGCAATCACAGATGAAAGCCCTGTTTGGGCAATATCGTCAGACGCGCATCAAGGCGCTGCCTGCTGCGCCCGGCGTAGCGATTGCCACCGGCTGGCAGGATCGCAGTCAACCCTCTTTGGAACTGGTCTTTCCCGCCTCCAGTCTGGACAGCGATCGGGAACGAGCCCGGCTACTGGCGGCGATTGGCGAGGCGGGCGTTGAATTTCGGCGTTTTAGCAAGCGTTTCAGCGCCAGTGCGCAGAAAGAAAGCGCCGCTATCTTCGATTTCTACATTCATCTGTTGAATGATGCGCGGCTGAAACGCGAGTTGCTGCAGGAGATTGATACCGGCAGTGTCGCGGAATGGGCGGTAAAAGTCGTGATCGAGCGGTTTGCCGCCCAGTTCGCCAGTTTGCAGGATACCTACCTGCGGGAACGGGCCGGCGACTTGCGGGCGTTGGGGCAGCGGTTGCTTTTCCATCTTGGCGATAATGCACAAAATAGCGCTCAATGGCCGGAACGATTCATTCTGGTGGCTGATGAACTTACGGCTACGCTGTTGGCTGAGGTGCCGCATGATCGTCTGGCCGGTGTTGTCGCCTACGATGGCGCCGCTAATTCCCATGCCGCCATTATCGTGCGTGCCATGGGCATTCCCACCCTGATGGGGGCGGATATTCAGCCTGACTTGTTGCATCAGCGGTTGCTGATTCTGGATGGTTATCGCGGCGAACTGTTGGTGGATCCGGAACCCGTGCTGGTGCAAGAGTATCAGCGTTTACTCAGTGAAGAGAATGAGTTGACCCGGCTGGCGGAGGACAATGTTTCATGCCCGGCGGAACTGAAAAGCGGCGAACGGGTCGAGGTGATGCTGAATGCCGGTTTGAGCTCCGAGCATGAAAAGCGCTTTATCAATTTGGTGGATGGCGTGGGGTTGTATCGCACGGAAATCCCTTTCATGCTGCAAAACGGCTTTCCTTCTGAAGAAGAACAGGTCGCCCAGTATGAGGCGATGCTGCGGCTGTATCCTTCCCGTCCTGTGATGCTGCGCACGCTGGATATCGGCGCGGATAAGCAGTTGCCTTATCTTTCCATCAGCGAAGAAAACCCCTGCCTGGGGTGGCGTGGCATCCGCGTTACGCTCGATCAGCCGGAGATCTTCATGATCCAGGTGCGGGCGATGCTGCGCGCCAATGCTCAGGTCGGCAATCTGAGTATCCTGTTGCCGATGATCAACTGCATGGATGAGATAGACGAAGCCCGGCGGCTGATCGACCGTGCCGCGCGGGAAGTCGAAGAGATGCTTGGGGTTCCGCAGCCACGGCCGCGCATCGGGATCATGATTGAAGTGCCTTCGGTGCTGTTTATGTTGCCGCATTTGGCTTCCCGCATCGATTTCGTCTCCGTGGGAACGAACGACCTCACGCAGTATTTGCTGGCGGTGGATCGCAATAATCCGCATGTGGGGTCTTTGTACGACAGTTTGCATCCTGCTGTTTTACAGGCGTTAAACATGGTGGTGACGCTTTGCCGGCAGCATGGGCTGTCGGTATCCGTATGCGGCGAACTGGCGGGGGAACCCATGGGGGCTTTGCTGCTGATTGGCCTCGGTTATCGGACGCTCAGCATGAACGGTCGCAGCGTGGCCCGCATCAAATATCTGCTGCGGCGCATCGGTCAGCATGAGGCGCAGCAACTGGCACTCAAGGTGCTGAATGCGCAAACTGCCAGCGAAGTGCGTCAATGGGTATCCATCTTTATTGAGGAACGTGGTCTGGGCGGTTTGATCCGCGGCGGCCGCTAA
- a CDS encoding oxidative damage protection protein: protein MSRTIFCTFLQREAEGLDFQLYPGELGKRIYSDISKEAWSQWQTKQTMLINEKKLNMMHVEHRKLLEQEMINFLFEGKDVHIDGYTPPQP, encoded by the coding sequence ATGAGCAGAACCATTTTCTGTACTTTTTTACAACGCGAAGCCGAGGGTCTGGACTTCCAGCTTTATCCCGGTGAACTGGGCAAACGCATCTACAGCGACATCTCGAAAGAAGCCTGGTCGCAATGGCAGACCAAGCAAACCATGCTGATCAACGAGAAAAAACTCAACATGATGCATGTGGAGCACCGCAAACTGCTGGAACAGGAGATGATCAACTTTCTGTTCGAAGGCAAGGATGTGCACATTGATGGGTATACGCCTCCGCAACCATGA
- the rppH gene encoding RNA pyrophosphohydrolase, giving the protein MIDDDGYRPNVGIVICNRQGQVLWARRYGQHSWQFPQGGINPGESAEQAMYRELFEEVGLRKKDVRILASTRSWLRYKLPKRLVRWDTKPVCIGQKQKWFLLQLMCNESDINMQSSGTPEFDGWRWVSYWYPVRQVVSFKRDVYRKVMKEFVTSVIQLQENTAARMSSGPRRKRG; this is encoded by the coding sequence GTGATCGATGATGATGGCTACCGCCCGAATGTTGGTATCGTAATTTGTAATCGGCAGGGTCAGGTATTGTGGGCCCGTCGTTATGGCCAGCACTCCTGGCAGTTTCCCCAGGGAGGGATTAATCCCGGAGAAAGCGCGGAACAGGCTATGTACCGCGAACTGTTCGAAGAAGTGGGGCTGCGGAAAAAGGATGTTCGTATTCTGGCTTCAACCCGAAGCTGGCTGCGCTATAAATTGCCAAAACGTTTGGTGCGTTGGGATACAAAACCGGTGTGTATCGGCCAGAAGCAAAAATGGTTTCTGCTACAGTTAATGTGTAACGAATCAGACATCAATATGCAGAGCAGCGGTACGCCGGAGTTCGATGGGTGGCGCTGGGTCAGTTATTGGTACCCGGTGCGTCAGGTGGTGTCTTTCAAGCGTGATGTTTACCGGAAGGTGATGAAGGAGTTCGTCACCTCAGTGATACAGCTACAGGAGAATACGGCTGCCCGGATGTCATCAGGCCCGCGACGAAAAAGAGGATAG
- a CDS encoding NADP(H)-dependent aldo-keto reductase translates to MQYHRIPHSSLEVSVLGLGTMTFGEQNSEAEAHAQLDHAVAAGVNLIDTAEMYPVAPRAETQGLTESYIGSWLKSRGGREKLIIATKVSGPSRGSDNSIRPQQALDRKNIRAALEDSLKRLNTDYVDLYQLHWPQRQTNCFGKLSYQYTSEKPAVTLLETLEALNEQVRAGKIRYIGVSNETPWGVMRYLQLAEKHDLPRIVSIQNPYSLLNRGFEVGLAEISQHEGVELLAYSGLAFGTLTGKYLNGAKPAGARNTLFSRFVRYSAPHTQQAIAEYVALARQHGLDPAQMALAFIRRQPFVASTLLGATSIAQLQTNLDSLHLTLSDDVITGIEDIHRRFTIPAP, encoded by the coding sequence ATGCAATATCACCGTATTCCACACAGCAGTTTAGAAGTCAGCGTATTGGGTCTGGGCACCATGACCTTTGGTGAACAAAATAGTGAAGCAGAAGCCCACGCCCAGTTGGATCACGCCGTTGCCGCTGGGGTCAACCTGATTGATACCGCAGAGATGTATCCCGTTGCGCCCCGTGCGGAAACTCAGGGGCTGACCGAAAGCTATATCGGCTCCTGGCTGAAGAGCCGTGGCGGGCGCGAGAAACTGATCATCGCCACCAAAGTCTCCGGCCCTTCGCGCGGTTCCGATAACAGTATCCGCCCCCAGCAAGCCCTTGATCGCAAAAACATTCGTGCCGCACTGGAAGATAGCCTGAAACGGTTGAATACCGACTATGTCGACCTCTATCAATTGCACTGGCCACAACGCCAGACCAACTGTTTCGGGAAATTGAGCTACCAGTACACCAGCGAAAAACCCGCAGTTACGCTGCTGGAAACACTGGAAGCATTGAATGAACAGGTTCGCGCCGGGAAAATCCGCTATATCGGTGTTTCCAATGAAACGCCATGGGGCGTGATGCGCTATCTGCAATTGGCGGAGAAACACGACTTACCGCGCATCGTTTCCATCCAGAATCCTTACAGCTTGCTCAATCGCGGCTTTGAAGTCGGTCTGGCGGAGATCAGCCAGCACGAGGGCGTCGAACTGTTGGCCTATTCCGGCCTGGCATTCGGCACACTGACCGGGAAATACCTCAATGGCGCCAAACCGGCCGGTGCGCGCAACACACTGTTCAGCCGTTTTGTGCGCTACTCGGCGCCGCATACCCAACAGGCGATTGCCGAGTATGTCGCGCTGGCCCGGCAACACGGATTGGATCCGGCCCAGATGGCGCTTGCGTTTATCCGTCGTCAACCGTTTGTTGCCAGTACGCTGCTAGGCGCTACGTCGATCGCACAATTGCAAACCAACCTGGACAGTCTGCATTTAACACTGAGCGATGATGTCATCACCGGGATCGAAGATATTCACCGCCGTTTCACCATCCCAGCACCTTAA